Proteins found in one Aethina tumida isolate Nest 87 chromosome 1, icAetTumi1.1, whole genome shotgun sequence genomic segment:
- the LOC109598090 gene encoding aspartyl/asparaginyl beta-hydroxylase isoform X3 codes for MSGDVQPRKRKDKKRRKDDSTEQAPAPPKLPPSVDLNNDDVNIHVQKEGGTGGNICSKIIFFLLSSALIVLIGLIITEYRGLTDLDTVDTESRFSQIFEGWVDNSVDDHDELDHVENAIHSHEEDDDHDDEHDEEALSEEQDDDHDDDEHDDEHDEEDQEEDEDEEGDQEVSEEVEETQEDDDEDETPNDDDDDDEGTQEDEDEDEDAVEDNEVSEEKQEDEEDDNVSENAASPEANDDNDEDDDGDQKDDSEEQPTSQEEKEASEEQDVEDTEKEGSEEKDAADNDDEPESKAVIKEKEEGEAKTEDEENETSGSSRVNPNEEAEESDKQSDDDYENKDITNKEDWPIKEKIDEAHQSIDNNAAYAIKIFDAILEKFPSSPRSLYGKALALDRLADQKKSNEILQKAITLYMDLLNNPNIPDALFQLTAEQSIKRLRFMGQYRKAISVHQALIARFPESSNYLNQLAVTYLTINRVEDARVILQRILAKWPNDGFALVHYGFILKNNDNNLEDGVKYLQRGIDTNDEGVIDGRFFFHLGDALTRLGRKDEALKIYEHGVQHGVFLSKYQRSLYNVKRLTGRPWWTKQQTPYEKLYSDLEKNWREIRREGLAILNQKGYFVDESENLRNTGEWKQFELYARGQKNIVNCKKCPVTCQVIDSNPVARNCKRGQTKFSVMHPGTHVWPHCGPTNCRLRVHLGLKVPPKTFIRVADEIRSWEEGKLFIFDDSFEHEVWHNGTEFRLVLIVDVWHPELTIQEWKSLSPI; via the exons ATGTCGGGTGATGTACAGCCAAGGAAGCGAAAAGATAAGAAACGAAGAAAAG atgATTCCACCGAGCAGGCTCCAGCTCCTCCAAAACTCCCACCCTCCGTGGACCTCAATAACGACGACGTAAACATCCATGTACAAAAGGAAGGTGGAACAGGTGGTAACATTTGTTCCAAAATCATATTCTTTCTCCTGTCGTCCGCGCTCATTGTACTTATCGGACTTATAATAACGGAGTACCGCGGCTTAACTGACT TGGACACAGTAGACACAGAATCTCGGTTTTCACAAATATTCGAAGGTTGGGTGGATAATTCGGTTGATGACCACGACGAACTTGACCACGTAGAAAATGCTATTCATTCACATGAAGAAGACGATGACCATGACGATGAACATGACGAAGAAGCACTGTCTGAAGAACAAGATGACGATCATGATGATGACGAACATGACGACGAACATGACGAAGAAGACCAAGAAGAAGACGAAGATGAGGAAGGTGATCAAGAAGTGTCAGAAGAAGTAGAGGAAACTCAAGAAGACGATGATGAAGACGAAACAcctaatgatgatgatgatgatgacgaAGGGACCCAGGAGGATGAAGACGAAGATGAAGACGCAGTAGAAGATAATGAAGTGTCAgaagagaaacaagaagatGAAGAAGATGATAATGTATCGGAAAATGCTGCCAGTCCGGAAGccaatgatgacaatgatgaaGATGATGATGGTGATCAAAAAGACGACTCTGAGGAACAGCCAACATCCCAGGAAGAAAAGGAAGCGAGTGAAGAACAAGATGTAGAGGACACCGAAAAAGAAGGAAGCGAAGAGAAGGACGCCGCTGATAATGATGAT GAACCAGAATCTAAGGCAGTTATAAAAGAGAAAGAAGAAGGGGAGGCAAAAACCGAAGATGAAGAAAATGAAACATCCGGATCAAGTA GAGTAAACCCGAATGAAGAAGCAGAAGAGTCTGATAAACAGTCTGATGATGACTATGAAAACAAGGACATCACAAACAAAGAAGATTGGccgattaaagaaaaaatcgaTGAAGCCCATCAATCGATAGACAAT AATGCTGCTTatgccattaaaatttttgatgcaATCCTCGAAAAATTCCCGTCCTCTCCCAGAAGCCTGTACGGGAAAGCGTTGGCCTTAGACAGGTTGGCGGATCAAAAGAAGAGCAATGAGATACTTCAGAAAGCCATCACTCTTTACATGGATCTGCTGAATAATCCGAATATTCCTGATGCCTTGTTCCAATTAACGGCTGAACAGAGCATTAAACGACTTAGATTTATGG GACAATATAGGAAGGCAATTTCAGTGCATCAAGCTTTGATAGCTAGATTCCCTGAATCTAGCAATTACTTAAATCAATTGGCAGTAACTTACTTAACCATTAACAG AGTTGAAGATGCTCGCGTGATACTTCAAAGAATTCTCGCCAAGTGGCCCAATGACGGATTTGCATTAGTACATTATggatttattctaaaaaataatgataacaatTTAGAGGATGGCGTAAAGTACTTACAAAGAGGAATAGATACAAATGACGAAGGAGTAATTGATGGAAGATTCTTCTTCCATTTAGGAGACGCTTTGACAAGACTAGGAAGAAAAGATGAGGCTTTGAAG ATCTACGAACATGGAGTACAACATGGAGTGTTTCTTTCGAAATACCAAAGATCTCTGTACAACGTCAAAAGACTGACCGGAAGACCTTGGTGGACTAAACAACAAACCCCATACGAAAAGTTGTACTCAGACTTGGAGAAAAATTGGAGAGAAATTCGACGAGAAGGTTTGGCCATCCTAAACCAAAAAGGCTATTTCGTTGATGAAAGTGAAAATCTTCGTAATACCGGCGAATGGAAGCAATTTGAGCTCTACGCTAGAGGACAGAAGAACATCGTAAATTGCAAAAAATGTCCTGTAACTTGTCAAGTCATAGACAGTAATCCAGTTGCCAGGAATTGCAAACGAGGCCAAACTAAGTTTAGTGTCATGCATCCAGGTACCCACGTTTGGCCACACTGTGGCCCCACAAACTGCCGGTTACGAGTTCACCTAGGTTTAAAAGTTCCTCCTAAGACGTTCATCAGGGTCGCTGATGAAATAAG aaGCTGGGAAGAAgggaaattgtttatatttgatgaTAGTTTTGAACATGAAGTATGGCATAATGGTACTGAATTTAGATTAGTATTAATAGTAGACGTATGGCATCCTGAGTTGACAATACAAGAATGGAAAAGTCTTTcccctatttaa
- the LOC109598090 gene encoding aspartyl/asparaginyl beta-hydroxylase isoform X2 encodes MSGDVQPRKRKDKKRRKDDSTEQAPAPPKLPPSVDLNNDDVNIHVQKEGGTGGNICSKIIFFLLSSALIVLIGLIITEYRGLTDLDTVDTESRFSQIFEGWVDNSVDDHDELDHVENAIHSHEEDDDHDDEHDEEALSEEQDDDHDDDEHDDEHDEEDQEEDEDEEGDQEVSEEVEETQEDDDEDETPNDDDDDDEGTQEDEDEDEDAVEDNEVSEEKQEDEEDDNVSENAASPEANDDNDEDDDGDQKDDSEEQPTSQEEKEASEEQDVEDTEKEGSEEKDAADNDDEPESKAVIKEKEEGEAKTEDEENETSGSSMVVKLGVGLALLVVAHVVLIRKWKSVPSERPKEEEFKEPTPDLSRRNTIIPPPPLQEIEQDIENDEEEYSDEEGEYSEDEEPIEHKSARAKYEDLRANYNRPFTPESDEADFVPKSAAQYDDEDYEEEEESADDDDEEVEEEEVSEGDDYNDDDDEELLKRLEAKYGRLDRVNPNEEAEESDKQSDDDYENKDITNKEDWPIKEKIDEAHQSIDNNAAYAIKIFDAILEKFPSSPRSLYGKALALDRLADQKKSNEILQKAITLYMDLLNNPNIPDALFQLTAEQSIKRLRFMGQYRKAISVHQALIARFPESSNYLNQLAVTYLTINRVEDARVILQRILAKWPNDGFALVHYGFILKNNDNNLEDGVKYLQRGIDTNDEGVIDGRFFFHLGDALTRLGRKDEALKIYEHGVQHGVFLSKYQRSLYNVKRLTGRPWWTKQQTPYEKLYSDLEKNWREIRREGLAILNQKGYFVDESENLRNTGEWKQFELYARGQKNIVNCKKCPVTCQVIDSNPVARNCKRGQTKFSVMHPGTHVWPHCGPTNCRLRVHLGLKVPPKTFIRVADEIRSWEEGKLFIFDDSFEHEVWHNGTEFRLVLIVDVWHPELTIQEWKSLSPI; translated from the exons ATGTCGGGTGATGTACAGCCAAGGAAGCGAAAAGATAAGAAACGAAGAAAAG atgATTCCACCGAGCAGGCTCCAGCTCCTCCAAAACTCCCACCCTCCGTGGACCTCAATAACGACGACGTAAACATCCATGTACAAAAGGAAGGTGGAACAGGTGGTAACATTTGTTCCAAAATCATATTCTTTCTCCTGTCGTCCGCGCTCATTGTACTTATCGGACTTATAATAACGGAGTACCGCGGCTTAACTGACT TGGACACAGTAGACACAGAATCTCGGTTTTCACAAATATTCGAAGGTTGGGTGGATAATTCGGTTGATGACCACGACGAACTTGACCACGTAGAAAATGCTATTCATTCACATGAAGAAGACGATGACCATGACGATGAACATGACGAAGAAGCACTGTCTGAAGAACAAGATGACGATCATGATGATGACGAACATGACGACGAACATGACGAAGAAGACCAAGAAGAAGACGAAGATGAGGAAGGTGATCAAGAAGTGTCAGAAGAAGTAGAGGAAACTCAAGAAGACGATGATGAAGACGAAACAcctaatgatgatgatgatgatgacgaAGGGACCCAGGAGGATGAAGACGAAGATGAAGACGCAGTAGAAGATAATGAAGTGTCAgaagagaaacaagaagatGAAGAAGATGATAATGTATCGGAAAATGCTGCCAGTCCGGAAGccaatgatgacaatgatgaaGATGATGATGGTGATCAAAAAGACGACTCTGAGGAACAGCCAACATCCCAGGAAGAAAAGGAAGCGAGTGAAGAACAAGATGTAGAGGACACCGAAAAAGAAGGAAGCGAAGAGAAGGACGCCGCTGATAATGATGAT GAACCAGAATCTAAGGCAGTTATAAAAGAGAAAGAAGAAGGGGAGGCAAAAACCGAAGATGAAGAAAATGAAACATCCGGATCAAGTA TGGTGGTTAAACTTGGTGTTGGCCTAGCACTATTGGTTGTGGCACATGTTGTTCTTATTAGAAAGTGGAAGTCTG TTCCTTCGGAGAGACcaaaagaagaagaatttaaagaaccaACGCCGGATTTATCGAGAAGAAATACTATTATTCCCCCACCCCCTCTTCAAGAAATCGAACAAGACATTGAGAATGATGAAGAAg AATATTCTGACGAAGAAGGGGAATATAGTGAAGACGAAGAACCGATAGAGCACAAATCAGCACGAGCTAAATATGAGGATCTGAGAGCAAACTACAACCGACCCTTCACTCCAGAAAGCGACGAAGCTGATTTTGTCCCAAAATCGGCAGCACAATACGACGACGAAGATTACGAAGAGGAAGAAGAAAGTGCAGACGATGACGATGAAGAAGTAGAGGAAGAGGAAGTATCCGAAGGTGATGATTATAATGATGATGACGACGAAGAATTGTTGAAGAGATTGGAAGCAAAATATGGAAGATTAgata GAGTAAACCCGAATGAAGAAGCAGAAGAGTCTGATAAACAGTCTGATGATGACTATGAAAACAAGGACATCACAAACAAAGAAGATTGGccgattaaagaaaaaatcgaTGAAGCCCATCAATCGATAGACAAT AATGCTGCTTatgccattaaaatttttgatgcaATCCTCGAAAAATTCCCGTCCTCTCCCAGAAGCCTGTACGGGAAAGCGTTGGCCTTAGACAGGTTGGCGGATCAAAAGAAGAGCAATGAGATACTTCAGAAAGCCATCACTCTTTACATGGATCTGCTGAATAATCCGAATATTCCTGATGCCTTGTTCCAATTAACGGCTGAACAGAGCATTAAACGACTTAGATTTATGG GACAATATAGGAAGGCAATTTCAGTGCATCAAGCTTTGATAGCTAGATTCCCTGAATCTAGCAATTACTTAAATCAATTGGCAGTAACTTACTTAACCATTAACAG AGTTGAAGATGCTCGCGTGATACTTCAAAGAATTCTCGCCAAGTGGCCCAATGACGGATTTGCATTAGTACATTATggatttattctaaaaaataatgataacaatTTAGAGGATGGCGTAAAGTACTTACAAAGAGGAATAGATACAAATGACGAAGGAGTAATTGATGGAAGATTCTTCTTCCATTTAGGAGACGCTTTGACAAGACTAGGAAGAAAAGATGAGGCTTTGAAG ATCTACGAACATGGAGTACAACATGGAGTGTTTCTTTCGAAATACCAAAGATCTCTGTACAACGTCAAAAGACTGACCGGAAGACCTTGGTGGACTAAACAACAAACCCCATACGAAAAGTTGTACTCAGACTTGGAGAAAAATTGGAGAGAAATTCGACGAGAAGGTTTGGCCATCCTAAACCAAAAAGGCTATTTCGTTGATGAAAGTGAAAATCTTCGTAATACCGGCGAATGGAAGCAATTTGAGCTCTACGCTAGAGGACAGAAGAACATCGTAAATTGCAAAAAATGTCCTGTAACTTGTCAAGTCATAGACAGTAATCCAGTTGCCAGGAATTGCAAACGAGGCCAAACTAAGTTTAGTGTCATGCATCCAGGTACCCACGTTTGGCCACACTGTGGCCCCACAAACTGCCGGTTACGAGTTCACCTAGGTTTAAAAGTTCCTCCTAAGACGTTCATCAGGGTCGCTGATGAAATAAG aaGCTGGGAAGAAgggaaattgtttatatttgatgaTAGTTTTGAACATGAAGTATGGCATAATGGTACTGAATTTAGATTAGTATTAATAGTAGACGTATGGCATCCTGAGTTGACAATACAAGAATGGAAAAGTCTTTcccctatttaa
- the LOC109598090 gene encoding aspartyl/asparaginyl beta-hydroxylase isoform X1, with protein sequence MSGDVQPRKRKDKKRRKDDSTEQAPAPPKLPPSVDLNNDDVNIHVQKEGGTGGNICSKIIFFLLSSALIVLIGLIITEYRGLTDLDTVDTESRFSQIFEGWVDNSVDDHDELDHVENAIHSHEEDDDHDDEHDEEALSEEQDDDHDDDEHDDEHDEEDQEEDEDEEGDQEVSEEVEETQEDDDEDETPNDDDDDDEGTQEDEDEDEDAVEDNEVSEEKQEDEEDDNVSENAASPEANDDNDEDDDGDQKDDSEEQPTSQEEKEASEEQDVEDTEKEGSEEKDAADNDDEPESKAVIKEKEEGEAKTEDEENETSGSSMVVKLGVGLALLVVAHVVLIRKWKSVPSERPKEEEFKEPTPDLSRRNTIIPPPPLQEIEQDIENDEEEYSDEEGEYSEDEEPIEHKSARAKYEDLRANYNRPFTPESDEADFVPKSAAQYDDEDYEEEEESADDDDEEVEEEEVSEGDDYNDDDDEELLKRLEAKYGRLDSKKNKQDDDEQLSSWERVNPNEEAEESDKQSDDDYENKDITNKEDWPIKEKIDEAHQSIDNNAAYAIKIFDAILEKFPSSPRSLYGKALALDRLADQKKSNEILQKAITLYMDLLNNPNIPDALFQLTAEQSIKRLRFMGQYRKAISVHQALIARFPESSNYLNQLAVTYLTINRVEDARVILQRILAKWPNDGFALVHYGFILKNNDNNLEDGVKYLQRGIDTNDEGVIDGRFFFHLGDALTRLGRKDEALKIYEHGVQHGVFLSKYQRSLYNVKRLTGRPWWTKQQTPYEKLYSDLEKNWREIRREGLAILNQKGYFVDESENLRNTGEWKQFELYARGQKNIVNCKKCPVTCQVIDSNPVARNCKRGQTKFSVMHPGTHVWPHCGPTNCRLRVHLGLKVPPKTFIRVADEIRSWEEGKLFIFDDSFEHEVWHNGTEFRLVLIVDVWHPELTIQEWKSLSPI encoded by the exons ATGTCGGGTGATGTACAGCCAAGGAAGCGAAAAGATAAGAAACGAAGAAAAG atgATTCCACCGAGCAGGCTCCAGCTCCTCCAAAACTCCCACCCTCCGTGGACCTCAATAACGACGACGTAAACATCCATGTACAAAAGGAAGGTGGAACAGGTGGTAACATTTGTTCCAAAATCATATTCTTTCTCCTGTCGTCCGCGCTCATTGTACTTATCGGACTTATAATAACGGAGTACCGCGGCTTAACTGACT TGGACACAGTAGACACAGAATCTCGGTTTTCACAAATATTCGAAGGTTGGGTGGATAATTCGGTTGATGACCACGACGAACTTGACCACGTAGAAAATGCTATTCATTCACATGAAGAAGACGATGACCATGACGATGAACATGACGAAGAAGCACTGTCTGAAGAACAAGATGACGATCATGATGATGACGAACATGACGACGAACATGACGAAGAAGACCAAGAAGAAGACGAAGATGAGGAAGGTGATCAAGAAGTGTCAGAAGAAGTAGAGGAAACTCAAGAAGACGATGATGAAGACGAAACAcctaatgatgatgatgatgatgacgaAGGGACCCAGGAGGATGAAGACGAAGATGAAGACGCAGTAGAAGATAATGAAGTGTCAgaagagaaacaagaagatGAAGAAGATGATAATGTATCGGAAAATGCTGCCAGTCCGGAAGccaatgatgacaatgatgaaGATGATGATGGTGATCAAAAAGACGACTCTGAGGAACAGCCAACATCCCAGGAAGAAAAGGAAGCGAGTGAAGAACAAGATGTAGAGGACACCGAAAAAGAAGGAAGCGAAGAGAAGGACGCCGCTGATAATGATGAT GAACCAGAATCTAAGGCAGTTATAAAAGAGAAAGAAGAAGGGGAGGCAAAAACCGAAGATGAAGAAAATGAAACATCCGGATCAAGTA TGGTGGTTAAACTTGGTGTTGGCCTAGCACTATTGGTTGTGGCACATGTTGTTCTTATTAGAAAGTGGAAGTCTG TTCCTTCGGAGAGACcaaaagaagaagaatttaaagaaccaACGCCGGATTTATCGAGAAGAAATACTATTATTCCCCCACCCCCTCTTCAAGAAATCGAACAAGACATTGAGAATGATGAAGAAg AATATTCTGACGAAGAAGGGGAATATAGTGAAGACGAAGAACCGATAGAGCACAAATCAGCACGAGCTAAATATGAGGATCTGAGAGCAAACTACAACCGACCCTTCACTCCAGAAAGCGACGAAGCTGATTTTGTCCCAAAATCGGCAGCACAATACGACGACGAAGATTACGAAGAGGAAGAAGAAAGTGCAGACGATGACGATGAAGAAGTAGAGGAAGAGGAAGTATCCGAAGGTGATGATTATAATGATGATGACGACGAAGAATTGTTGAAGAGATTGGAAGCAAAATATGGAAGATTAgatagtaagaaaaataaacaagatgATGATGAACAACTGTCTTCATGGGaac GAGTAAACCCGAATGAAGAAGCAGAAGAGTCTGATAAACAGTCTGATGATGACTATGAAAACAAGGACATCACAAACAAAGAAGATTGGccgattaaagaaaaaatcgaTGAAGCCCATCAATCGATAGACAAT AATGCTGCTTatgccattaaaatttttgatgcaATCCTCGAAAAATTCCCGTCCTCTCCCAGAAGCCTGTACGGGAAAGCGTTGGCCTTAGACAGGTTGGCGGATCAAAAGAAGAGCAATGAGATACTTCAGAAAGCCATCACTCTTTACATGGATCTGCTGAATAATCCGAATATTCCTGATGCCTTGTTCCAATTAACGGCTGAACAGAGCATTAAACGACTTAGATTTATGG GACAATATAGGAAGGCAATTTCAGTGCATCAAGCTTTGATAGCTAGATTCCCTGAATCTAGCAATTACTTAAATCAATTGGCAGTAACTTACTTAACCATTAACAG AGTTGAAGATGCTCGCGTGATACTTCAAAGAATTCTCGCCAAGTGGCCCAATGACGGATTTGCATTAGTACATTATggatttattctaaaaaataatgataacaatTTAGAGGATGGCGTAAAGTACTTACAAAGAGGAATAGATACAAATGACGAAGGAGTAATTGATGGAAGATTCTTCTTCCATTTAGGAGACGCTTTGACAAGACTAGGAAGAAAAGATGAGGCTTTGAAG ATCTACGAACATGGAGTACAACATGGAGTGTTTCTTTCGAAATACCAAAGATCTCTGTACAACGTCAAAAGACTGACCGGAAGACCTTGGTGGACTAAACAACAAACCCCATACGAAAAGTTGTACTCAGACTTGGAGAAAAATTGGAGAGAAATTCGACGAGAAGGTTTGGCCATCCTAAACCAAAAAGGCTATTTCGTTGATGAAAGTGAAAATCTTCGTAATACCGGCGAATGGAAGCAATTTGAGCTCTACGCTAGAGGACAGAAGAACATCGTAAATTGCAAAAAATGTCCTGTAACTTGTCAAGTCATAGACAGTAATCCAGTTGCCAGGAATTGCAAACGAGGCCAAACTAAGTTTAGTGTCATGCATCCAGGTACCCACGTTTGGCCACACTGTGGCCCCACAAACTGCCGGTTACGAGTTCACCTAGGTTTAAAAGTTCCTCCTAAGACGTTCATCAGGGTCGCTGATGAAATAAG aaGCTGGGAAGAAgggaaattgtttatatttgatgaTAGTTTTGAACATGAAGTATGGCATAATGGTACTGAATTTAGATTAGTATTAATAGTAGACGTATGGCATCCTGAGTTGACAATACAAGAATGGAAAAGTCTTTcccctatttaa
- the LOC109598091 gene encoding hairy/enhancer-of-split related with YRPW motif protein codes for MDHTLSQNTPLHWGYSGTNPGSSWQPVTRSAKRPLSESDDCDDVFSEESSKEQCTSPGDADSCQMLSRKKRRGVIEKKRRDRINMSLSELKRLVPSAFEKQGSAKLEKAEILQMTVDHLKMIHAKGLDSFAYDPHKYAMDYHGMGFRECVAEVARYLERIEGLDVQNPLRLRLTSHLQCCAAQRELASKQATTSAWGYGAPQNYPPLNTLPPSPAANHTSIGNLNHQPPPPPPLHHQNMHDLGHFDVSTSCAQTTVPVPSSDTSRLPPSSSTLTPLTPLTTTAASSALAYSTHQYPVNSFSLPTSNHHHQNYSQSVPTSQGMKPYRPWGAEVAY; via the exons ATGGACCACACTCTGTCGCAGAACACACCTCTGCACTGGGGATACTCCGGCACCAACCCCGGATCTTCATGGCAACCGGTTACGAGGAGTGCTAAAAGACCTCTGTCTGAAAGTGATGATTGTGACGATGTGTTCTCCGAGGAGTCTTCCAAAGAACA GTGTACTTCACCGGGAGATGCTGATAGTTGTCAAATGCTGTCAAGGAAGAAACGACGTGGTGTTATCGAGAAGAAGCGAAGGGACCGCATCAACATGTCTCTATCTGAGCTCAAACGACTTGTTCCCAGTGCCTTCGAGAAGCAAGGCTCAGCCAAACTGGAAAAGGCTGAAATACTGCAGATGACCGTTGACCACCTCAAAATGATACATGCCAAAG GTTTGGACTCCTTCGCCTACGACCCACACAAGTACGCCATGGACTACCACGGCATGGGTTTCAGGGAGTGCGTGGCCGAGGTGGCCCGCTACTTGGAGAGGATCGAAGGACTGGACGTGCAGAACCCGCTGAGGCTGCGTCTGACCAGTCACCTGCAATGCTGTGCGGCCCAGAGGGAGCTGGCCTCCAAACAGGCCACCACGTCAGCGTGGGGCTACGGCGCCCCCCAAAACTATCCGCCCCTGAACACGCTGCCACCGTCGCCGGCGGCAAATCACACCTCGATCGGTAATCTGAACCATCAACCGCCACCCCCGCCGCCGCTCCACCACCAGAACATGCACGACTTGGGGCACTTCGACGTGTCGACGTCCTGTGCCCAGACGACGGTGCCGGTGCCCAGTTCGGACACGAGCCGGCTGCCACCCTCGTCGTCGACGCTGACGCCGCTGACGCCTCTCACCACCACCGCCGCCTCGTCCGCCCTGGCGTACAGCACGCACCAATATCCGGTGAACAGTTTTTCGTTGCCCACGTCGAATCACCATCACCAGAATTACAGTCAAAGCGTGCCCACGTCGCAGGGCATGAAGCCTTACAGGCCTTGGGGTGCTGAAGTGGCCTATTAA